From a region of the Vibrio ostreae genome:
- a CDS encoding FAD-binding and (Fe-S)-binding domain-containing protein: MNKSPSAAQYQQLEQRLSSQIDAERIITQQAKRLAYGTDASFYRLVPKIVLRLNSLQEVIFAIESCAALGIHFTFRAAGTSLSGQAVSDSVLITLTDDWRGHQILDDGHKILLQPGVIGSDANKYLAPYQRKIGPDPASINSCKIGGIAANNSSGMCCGTAQNSYHTVDSMKVVFADGFVLDTRDEASVTRFKQHKPQLVAGLQALCAETLANTELSERIRHKYRLKNTTGYALNALVDFSDPIEVLEHLMIGSEGTLGFIAEITYNTVIEHSHKASALLVFADIEQASQAVTKLSHTPVAAVEMMDGRAMRSVADQKGMPAFIANLDLEAASLLIETHASDDATLQAQCDQILAALSDYQILESVPFTSDNRMVATLWGIRKGMFPAVGAVREVGTTVIIEDVAFPVEYLASGVRDLQTLFDKYHYSEAIIFGHALEGNLHFVFTQGFESQQEIDRYGAFMDEVADLVAVKYQGSLKAEHGTGRNMAPYVELEWGKDGYALMQKIKALFDPHGLLNPGVIINDDPHSHISHLKPMPAADDLVNRCIECGFCEPVCPSRTLSLSPRQRIVLYRELQRRRAAGEEVEASELAKVFEYQGMDTCAATGLCAERCPVGINTGDLVKKLRSAKYEKFTPIARWTADHFATTTALARTGLKANQLATNTLGAKTVAGLSNGLRRLTKGKTPLWIPEMPQANTHPLERAAYNLPQREKKVVYVPSCASRNMGQQQDAQDQRPLTEVILSLLNKAGYEVILPDALSELCCGMPYDSKGMSELASSKAQQLEQAIWQASRQGEYPVLMDTSPCAKRSIEQFTQPLEVLEPAGFVSKYLLDHLAITPKDETVMLHITCSARRLGLENAMLALAKACASEVVVPEHIQCCGWAGDKGFTTPELNAAAVKPLREQVPEHCTRGFSNSRTCEIGLSHHSGIPYQSILYLVDEVARPLVN, encoded by the coding sequence ATGAACAAGTCACCTTCTGCAGCTCAATATCAGCAACTTGAACAACGGCTCAGTAGCCAAATTGACGCCGAGCGCATCATTACTCAGCAAGCCAAACGTCTGGCCTACGGCACCGATGCCAGTTTTTATCGTCTGGTACCGAAAATAGTGCTGCGCCTCAACTCTCTGCAGGAGGTCATTTTTGCCATTGAGAGCTGCGCTGCGCTCGGTATCCATTTTACCTTCCGTGCAGCGGGAACCAGCTTATCGGGCCAGGCCGTGTCGGACTCAGTGCTGATCACCCTGACCGACGACTGGCGCGGTCACCAGATCCTCGATGATGGCCACAAGATTCTCCTGCAGCCCGGCGTCATCGGCTCAGATGCCAATAAATATCTTGCCCCCTACCAACGTAAAATCGGCCCGGATCCTGCCTCGATCAATAGTTGCAAAATCGGTGGTATCGCCGCCAACAACTCGAGCGGCATGTGCTGCGGTACCGCACAAAACTCATACCACACCGTGGACAGTATGAAAGTGGTCTTTGCCGATGGTTTTGTGCTCGATACCCGTGATGAGGCCAGTGTCACACGCTTTAAACAGCACAAACCGCAGTTAGTCGCAGGGCTGCAGGCACTGTGCGCCGAAACCTTGGCCAATACGGAACTGAGCGAACGTATTCGTCACAAATATCGCTTAAAAAATACGACCGGCTACGCGCTGAATGCGCTGGTCGATTTCAGCGACCCGATTGAAGTTCTGGAACACCTGATGATAGGTTCCGAGGGTACATTGGGATTCATCGCGGAAATTACCTATAACACCGTCATTGAGCATAGCCACAAAGCGTCAGCTCTGCTGGTGTTTGCCGATATTGAGCAGGCCAGCCAGGCCGTGACGAAGCTCTCTCACACACCCGTCGCTGCCGTGGAGATGATGGACGGGCGCGCCATGCGTTCAGTCGCAGACCAAAAAGGCATGCCAGCCTTTATTGCCAACCTGGATCTGGAAGCCGCTTCTCTACTGATTGAAACTCATGCCAGTGATGATGCAACCCTGCAGGCACAATGCGACCAGATTCTTGCCGCCCTGAGTGATTATCAGATTCTGGAGTCCGTGCCGTTTACGTCCGATAACCGCATGGTCGCGACCCTGTGGGGGATACGTAAAGGCATGTTCCCCGCGGTGGGCGCAGTGCGTGAAGTCGGTACGACCGTGATTATTGAAGATGTCGCTTTCCCGGTCGAATATCTGGCATCGGGTGTGCGCGATCTGCAGACGCTGTTTGATAAATACCACTATAGTGAAGCGATCATTTTTGGCCATGCGCTGGAAGGCAACCTGCATTTTGTCTTTACCCAGGGGTTTGAAAGTCAGCAGGAAATCGATCGCTACGGCGCCTTTATGGATGAGGTCGCTGATCTGGTCGCGGTGAAATATCAGGGCTCACTTAAGGCCGAACACGGCACCGGACGCAACATGGCTCCCTATGTTGAGCTGGAATGGGGCAAAGACGGTTATGCGCTAATGCAGAAAATCAAAGCCTTATTTGACCCGCACGGACTGCTCAATCCCGGCGTCATTATCAATGACGATCCTCACTCCCATATCAGTCATCTCAAACCTATGCCTGCCGCTGACGATCTGGTTAACCGCTGTATTGAGTGCGGATTTTGTGAACCGGTCTGCCCGTCACGCACACTGAGCCTGTCACCGCGCCAGCGTATCGTGTTGTATCGCGAACTGCAGCGTCGCCGGGCAGCCGGAGAAGAGGTCGAAGCGAGTGAACTGGCCAAAGTCTTCGAGTACCAGGGTATGGATACCTGTGCGGCAACCGGCTTATGTGCCGAGCGTTGTCCGGTCGGCATCAACACTGGCGATCTGGTCAAAAAACTGCGCAGCGCCAAATACGAAAAATTTACCCCAATCGCGCGCTGGACCGCCGATCACTTTGCCACCACCACCGCGCTGGCCAGAACCGGCCTCAAAGCCAATCAACTGGCGACCAATACTCTGGGCGCAAAAACCGTCGCCGGCCTGAGCAACGGATTGCGTCGCCTGACCAAAGGCAAAACGCCGCTCTGGATACCGGAAATGCCGCAGGCAAACACGCACCCACTTGAGCGGGCGGCATACAATCTTCCGCAACGAGAAAAGAAAGTGGTCTACGTACCTTCTTGTGCCAGCCGCAATATGGGCCAGCAACAAGATGCGCAGGATCAACGTCCGCTGACAGAAGTAATCTTGTCGCTGCTCAACAAAGCCGGTTATGAAGTGATACTGCCGGATGCGCTCAGTGAGCTGTGCTGCGGTATGCCCTATGACAGCAAAGGGATGAGTGAACTGGCCAGCAGTAAGGCGCAGCAGCTGGAACAAGCCATCTGGCAGGCCAGCAGGCAGGGGGAATATCCGGTGCTGATGGACACCAGTCCGTGTGCCAAACGCAGCATTGAGCAGTTTACTCAACCGCTCGAGGTGCTTGAACCGGCTGGATTTGTCAGTAAATACCTGCTCGATCATCTGGCGATCACGCCGAAAGATGAAACAGTGATGCTGCACATTACCTGCAGTGCACGCCGCCTGGGGCTGGAAAACGCCATGCTGGCTTTGGCCAAAGCCTGCGCGTCAGAAGTCGTGGTACCTGAACATATTCAGTGCTGCGGCTGGGCCGGTGATAAAGGTTTTACCACGCCAGAGCTCAATGCAGCAGCGGTTAAGCCGCTCAGAGAGCAGGTACCAGAGCATTGCACGCGCGGGTTCAGTAACAGCCGTACCTGTGAAATCGGTTTGTCGCATCATAGCGGCATCCCTTATCAATCCATCTTGTATCTGGTGGATGAAGTGGCCCGCCCGCTGGTCAACTGA
- the ppsR gene encoding posphoenolpyruvate synthetase regulatory kinase/phosphorylase PpsR: MHTESQSRDVFYVSDGTAITCETVGHVVLGQFPFPANEQTFPFIESSDKLSELIKQIELSYTRNGVRPLVFFSMVVPELRERLLNAPAYCYDVLDSIVQRVRDDIQMEPVPKLQRSRSVGKDTNTYFDRIAAIEYTLAHDDGVSLKGLEQADIILLGVSRSGKTPTSLYMAMQFGLRVVNYPFIADDIRALRLLPEFEMHRHKLFGLTIDAERLTEIRENRLAGSNYASTQQCQTELATVEGLFRREAIPYINTSSLSVEEISTRILEKSGLKRRLF; encoded by the coding sequence ATGCATACAGAAAGTCAAAGTCGTGATGTATTCTACGTTTCCGATGGAACGGCCATCACTTGTGAAACCGTTGGTCACGTGGTTCTGGGACAATTCCCGTTTCCGGCCAACGAACAAACCTTCCCGTTTATCGAATCCAGCGACAAGCTCAGCGAGCTGATCAAACAGATTGAGCTCTCTTACACCCGCAATGGTGTGCGTCCGCTGGTGTTCTTTTCTATGGTCGTTCCCGAACTGCGCGAGCGCCTGCTGAATGCGCCAGCTTATTGCTATGATGTGCTGGACAGCATAGTGCAGCGTGTCAGAGACGATATTCAGATGGAGCCGGTGCCGAAGTTGCAGCGCTCGCGTAGTGTCGGTAAAGACACCAATACCTATTTTGACCGTATTGCGGCGATAGAATACACCCTGGCGCACGACGACGGTGTGTCACTCAAGGGGCTCGAGCAGGCGGATATTATCCTGCTCGGCGTATCGCGCAGCGGCAAAACGCCAACCAGCCTTTACATGGCGATGCAGTTTGGCCTGCGTGTCGTCAATTACCCGTTTATTGCCGATGACATCCGCGCGCTGCGCCTGTTGCCTGAGTTTGAGATGCATCGCCACAAGTTGTTCGGTCTCACTATTGACGCCGAGCGTCTGACCGAAATTCGTGAAAACCGTCTCGCCGGCTCCAATTACGCCAGCACTCAACAGTGTCAGACTGAACTGGCGACTGTTGAGGGATTGTTCCGGCGCGAAGCGATTCCTTACATCAATACCTCGTCGTTATCGGTGGAAGAGATTTCGACCCGCATTCTGGAGAAATCCGGCCTCAAACGCCGTCTGTTCTGA
- a CDS encoding DUF805 domain-containing protein, with product MKWYWLAWQHGLDFSGRVPRHAYWAFFAVNLVVSLLLIALDIHQASIWSAWLEIGYSVASFLPLLALTVRRLHDLGHSGWWSLVFLVPAIGVLILLVLMLLPGEKQANQYGLAGEEKI from the coding sequence ATGAAATGGTATTGGTTGGCCTGGCAGCATGGACTGGATTTTTCCGGCCGTGTCCCGCGCCATGCTTATTGGGCCTTTTTTGCAGTCAACCTGGTGGTGAGTCTGCTGTTGATCGCGCTCGATATTCACCAAGCGTCAATATGGTCCGCGTGGCTCGAAATAGGTTACAGCGTCGCAAGCTTTTTACCACTGCTGGCACTGACGGTGCGTCGTCTGCATGACCTTGGCCACAGTGGTTGGTGGAGTCTGGTGTTTTTGGTGCCTGCGATTGGCGTGCTGATTTTACTGGTACTGATGTTACTGCCAGGTGAGAAACAGGCCAATCAGTATGGTCTGGCAGGGGAGGAGAAGATATGA
- a CDS encoding helix-turn-helix domain-containing protein: protein MIAIPLPFVVSMLLMLLAVILWCKPENDSKPASGFSALCAVTTAVVGMRWSLDLTLLRLLQPILASLVPMTAWYCFQRAHQTGRLSLLHWSGPMCITFAVFSYPYWHAPLDLMLTLLYIGYGIRLLYSSRAEAQQVRVSDLDKVRYAEQLAGCILLFSACIDGALSIDFSFNSGRYAMYILAIGYSVLLPLLALSVILVSRSTLSDELNSRSQAETAPVATVKTTSAMATSDAQAIVLKLNDLMHTQQAYLDPDLTLDRLARKLTIPAKQISAAVNQIHGRNISKLLNEYRIEHAKQYLVNSDESITQVYLRSGFQTKSNFNREFSRVTGQTPSAYRRTMQAE, encoded by the coding sequence ATGATCGCGATCCCATTGCCGTTTGTGGTCTCTATGCTGTTAATGCTGCTTGCCGTCATCTTGTGGTGCAAACCAGAGAATGACAGCAAACCGGCCAGCGGCTTTAGCGCGTTATGTGCGGTAACAACCGCCGTGGTGGGAATGCGCTGGAGTTTAGATTTAACTCTGTTGCGCTTATTGCAGCCGATCTTAGCCTCTCTGGTGCCGATGACCGCCTGGTACTGTTTCCAGCGTGCCCATCAAACAGGACGACTGTCACTGTTGCACTGGTCTGGTCCGATGTGTATCACTTTCGCGGTATTCAGCTATCCTTACTGGCATGCACCGCTCGACTTAATGTTAACCCTGCTCTATATCGGCTACGGCATACGACTGCTCTACTCATCGCGCGCTGAAGCGCAGCAAGTACGCGTATCTGATTTGGACAAGGTTCGTTATGCCGAGCAGTTGGCCGGTTGTATACTGCTGTTCTCAGCCTGTATTGACGGTGCGCTGAGCATTGATTTCAGCTTCAACTCTGGCCGATATGCCATGTATATCCTCGCCATTGGCTACAGCGTGTTGCTGCCGCTTCTGGCCCTCAGCGTAATCCTGGTCAGCCGCAGTACTTTGTCTGACGAGCTAAATAGCCGCAGCCAAGCAGAGACAGCACCAGTAGCAACAGTAAAAACAACCTCAGCGATGGCTACCAGTGATGCGCAGGCTATCGTGCTCAAACTCAACGATCTGATGCATACCCAGCAAGCCTATCTCGACCCGGATCTCACACTTGATCGTCTGGCGAGAAAGCTGACGATCCCGGCCAAACAGATCTCGGCCGCAGTCAACCAGATCCACGGCCGTAATATTTCCAAACTGCTGAACGAATACCGGATTGAACACGCCAAACAGTATCTGGTAAACAGTGATGAGAGTATTACCCAGGTTTACCTCAGATCCGGCTTTCAAACCAAGTCCAACTTTAATCGCGAATTCAGCCGCGTCACAGGACAGACACCCAGCGCTTATCGTCGCACCATGCAAGCCGAATAA
- the mqo gene encoding malate dehydrogenase (quinone) has protein sequence MKKVSGQKGFNQFGSATSEKLVDVVLIGGGIMSATLGTFIQQLEPSWTIEMFERLDEVAQESSNGWNNAGTGHSALAESNYTPQTPDGEVKMGKAANIYQQFQLSRQFWAYLVQEGLIKDPATFINSVPHMSFVTGEHNVEFLRKRYQRLRTSPLFDGMVFSEDREQIKSWAPLLMENRDPNQPIAATRSRFGTDVNFGALTHHMVDILQQSENFALSMQHEVRTLKRQKDGTWKVTVKDLTTNTTRTVHSKYVFIGAGGASLTLLQKSGIPEARAYAGFPVGGQFIVSDNPDIVNQHRAKVYGKAAVGAPPMSVPHMDTRIIDGKKVVLFGPFASFSSKFLKEGSLLDLFGSVRPSNVLPMTQVGLKSFDLVKYLVGQLVQSNEDRINALREFFPNAKAEDWTLWQAGQRVQIIKNVPGKGGELHLGSELVHAEDGSLTALLGASPGASVSASVMLELLERCFADQMASDKWQSKIKAMVPSYGQSLQDNPELNQRILLETSQVLQLEQDLLEIRAAKAQSVQDNQQAVATQA, from the coding sequence ATGAAGAAGGTATCTGGTCAAAAAGGATTCAACCAGTTCGGCTCTGCTACGTCTGAAAAACTGGTCGATGTGGTTCTTATCGGTGGCGGTATCATGAGCGCAACGCTCGGCACCTTTATCCAGCAACTTGAGCCAAGCTGGACTATCGAAATGTTTGAGCGTCTGGACGAAGTCGCTCAGGAAAGCTCAAATGGTTGGAATAACGCTGGAACCGGACATTCAGCATTAGCGGAATCAAATTACACCCCTCAAACGCCTGACGGCGAAGTCAAGATGGGCAAAGCGGCTAATATTTACCAGCAATTCCAGCTTTCACGCCAGTTCTGGGCATATTTGGTCCAGGAAGGTTTGATTAAAGACCCGGCTACCTTCATCAACAGTGTTCCTCACATGAGTTTTGTGACCGGTGAGCACAACGTAGAATTTTTGCGCAAGCGTTATCAGCGTCTGCGCACTAGTCCTCTGTTTGACGGCATGGTTTTCTCTGAGGACCGTGAACAGATCAAATCCTGGGCTCCGCTCCTGATGGAAAATCGTGATCCAAATCAGCCGATTGCTGCGACCCGCTCACGCTTTGGTACCGATGTTAACTTCGGTGCCCTGACCCACCATATGGTCGATATTCTGCAGCAAAGTGAAAACTTTGCGCTCAGCATGCAGCATGAAGTGCGCACGCTTAAACGTCAAAAAGATGGGACCTGGAAAGTTACAGTGAAAGATCTGACCACCAATACCACGCGTACTGTGCATAGCAAGTATGTGTTTATTGGTGCTGGCGGCGCTTCACTGACTCTGCTGCAAAAATCAGGGATTCCTGAAGCTCGTGCCTATGCGGGTTTCCCGGTCGGCGGCCAGTTTATCGTTTCCGACAATCCGGATATCGTCAACCAACACCGCGCCAAAGTGTACGGTAAAGCGGCAGTCGGCGCGCCACCGATGTCAGTACCGCATATGGACACCCGTATCATCGATGGGAAAAAAGTGGTGTTGTTTGGCCCATTTGCCAGCTTCTCGAGTAAATTCCTTAAGGAGGGTTCGTTACTGGATCTGTTTGGCTCCGTACGCCCGTCAAATGTATTGCCGATGACTCAGGTCGGCCTGAAAAGTTTTGACCTGGTCAAATATTTAGTCGGTCAGCTCGTACAAAGCAATGAAGATCGTATTAACGCATTACGTGAATTCTTCCCCAATGCCAAGGCTGAAGACTGGACTCTATGGCAGGCTGGCCAACGCGTGCAAATAATCAAGAATGTCCCGGGTAAAGGTGGGGAACTCCATCTGGGCTCAGAGCTGGTACACGCCGAAGATGGCAGCCTGACTGCGCTGCTTGGCGCATCCCCGGGCGCTTCTGTTTCAGCCTCTGTAATGCTGGAACTGCTGGAGCGCTGTTTTGCCGACCAAATGGCTTCCGATAAATGGCAAAGTAAGATCAAAGCCATGGTCCCTTCTTACGGTCAGTCACTGCAAGATAATCCAGAGCTCAACCAGAGAATTCTGCTTGAGACCAGCCAGGTACTGCAGCTTGAGCAGGATCTGCTTGAGATTCGCGCCGCGAAAGCTCAGAGCGTGCAGGACAATCAGCAAGCTGTTGCCACTCAGGCTTAA
- a CDS encoding Lrp/AsnC family transcriptional regulator, which yields MTLDKYDYSILQQLQYNCQTPLRELAEMVHLSTASVQRRIQKLKDNGYIQASVALLDPNKLNQVITILVEVQADKTHSTDLQLLKHSFSGPEVQQCYYVTGEADFMLVLLVPNMQRFQQICDKLFHSNPNVKWFRTIVALDRVKATLSVPIESIG from the coding sequence ATGACATTAGATAAGTACGATTACTCAATATTGCAGCAGCTGCAGTACAATTGCCAAACTCCGTTACGTGAGTTGGCGGAGATGGTGCATTTGTCGACAGCTTCGGTACAGCGTCGTATCCAGAAACTTAAGGATAACGGCTATATCCAGGCTAGCGTTGCGCTGCTGGACCCGAATAAACTCAACCAGGTGATCACGATTCTGGTGGAAGTGCAGGCCGACAAAACCCACAGCACCGATCTGCAACTATTAAAACACAGTTTTTCCGGACCGGAAGTTCAGCAGTGTTATTACGTGACCGGAGAGGCCGACTTCATGTTGGTACTGCTGGTACCTAACATGCAACGTTTTCAGCAAATCTGCGATAAATTATTTCACTCGAATCCTAACGTGAAGTGGTTTCGCACCATAGTTGCACTGGATCGGGTTAAAGCCACCTTGTCCGTACCGATTGAGTCGATTGGATAA
- the rarD gene encoding EamA family transporter RarD encodes MQTQTNTALGVTLNVIASGFFALMFAYTALLKDVEGTEIYGWRIVLTLPLLTLFIVMRGYWPQVTTILRRIINERYFWATRMLSSFLVGLQLWLFMWAPVNGYGLAVSLGYFMMPITMVVVGRFAFNDKMSRLQQLACGFAVIGVLNQLIISQTLAWPTLAICLCYPVYFWLRLKTDTNSIGGVWFDMLLSVPFSLYCLIHSGDVLSTLTTSYQLLWLVFGLGIISAMALAFQSLSAPHLNLSLFGLLIYVEPVMLLFVALLLGESISPKEWPTYIAIWLAVMALVIEGIRGLKNTRTQLKISRHS; translated from the coding sequence ATGCAGACTCAAACGAACACCGCTCTGGGTGTCACTCTCAACGTTATCGCATCAGGCTTCTTTGCCCTGATGTTTGCTTATACTGCTCTGCTGAAAGACGTCGAGGGCACGGAAATTTATGGCTGGCGTATTGTGTTAACCCTGCCTCTGCTGACTCTGTTTATTGTTATGCGCGGTTACTGGCCGCAAGTGACTACCATATTGCGCCGCATCATCAATGAGCGTTATTTCTGGGCAACGCGCATGCTGTCATCATTTCTGGTCGGGCTACAGTTATGGTTATTCATGTGGGCTCCGGTGAACGGCTACGGCCTGGCTGTCTCACTCGGCTACTTTATGATGCCGATTACCATGGTTGTGGTCGGCAGGTTTGCGTTCAACGACAAAATGTCACGCTTACAGCAACTGGCATGCGGCTTCGCAGTCATAGGGGTTCTGAATCAACTGATTATTTCTCAAACCTTGGCCTGGCCTACGCTGGCAATTTGCCTGTGCTACCCAGTCTATTTCTGGCTGCGGCTGAAAACCGATACTAACAGTATCGGCGGAGTCTGGTTTGATATGCTGCTGAGCGTACCATTCAGCCTGTATTGTCTGATACACAGCGGGGATGTACTTTCAACCTTGACCACCAGCTACCAACTGCTGTGGCTGGTATTCGGGCTTGGGATTATCAGCGCTATGGCGCTGGCGTTTCAATCCCTTTCCGCGCCTCATCTCAATCTCAGCTTATTTGGTTTATTGATTTACGTTGAACCCGTTATGCTGCTATTCGTGGCGCTGTTACTGGGTGAATCCATCAGCCCTAAAGAATGGCCGACCTACATCGCAATCTGGCTGGCGGTTATGGCGTTAGTCATCGAAGGAATTCGCGGGCTAAAAAACACGCGCACCCAACTCAAAATAAGCCGTCATTCGTAA
- a CDS encoding EamA family transporter, translated as MQGRDLLLIMSVMAIWGFNFSMIKLGVSALDPLLIAAARFVCATFPIIFFIRRPNVGWRYLVSYGLVFGTGIWGMASCAITFGLSSGMASVLLQTDVLTTVLVGVLVYKEVISRRMAAGILLALAGLVVSIIYTNGNVTWSGVMFIMISAVCWPLAGVIVRQSGTRQAFAFNIWGMLFAPVPLIVLSVAFNGWDGVVATYQHWSINAWISVLFQAYPTTLFGYWVWNKMVLKYPMSQLAPMTLMVTVFALLSGYLIYGEQLSAAQWVACSAFLSGIILVLYPQRAVSRAAQSERLRPTAL; from the coding sequence ATGCAGGGACGAGATTTACTGCTCATCATGAGTGTAATGGCCATTTGGGGCTTCAACTTTTCTATGATTAAACTTGGCGTCAGCGCACTAGACCCGCTGCTCATCGCTGCAGCGCGTTTCGTTTGTGCCACGTTTCCAATCATCTTTTTCATCCGGCGGCCGAATGTTGGTTGGCGTTATTTGGTGAGTTACGGTTTAGTGTTTGGCACCGGGATTTGGGGTATGGCGTCTTGCGCCATCACATTTGGTTTATCGTCGGGTATGGCATCAGTACTGCTGCAGACGGACGTTTTGACGACTGTCCTGGTCGGGGTCTTGGTGTACAAAGAGGTGATATCGCGCCGCATGGCTGCGGGTATTTTGCTGGCCTTAGCCGGGCTTGTGGTGTCAATTATTTACACCAACGGAAACGTGACCTGGAGCGGGGTGATGTTCATCATGATCTCGGCGGTGTGCTGGCCTTTGGCAGGAGTGATTGTGCGCCAGTCAGGTACCCGTCAGGCATTTGCTTTTAATATCTGGGGGATGTTGTTTGCTCCTGTGCCTTTAATTGTACTGAGTGTGGCATTCAATGGCTGGGACGGCGTTGTCGCAACCTATCAGCATTGGAGTATCAATGCCTGGATATCGGTTCTGTTCCAGGCGTACCCGACCACCTTATTTGGCTATTGGGTATGGAACAAAATGGTCCTTAAATATCCAATGAGTCAATTGGCACCCATGACACTCATGGTGACTGTATTTGCGTTGCTGAGTGGGTATCTTATTTACGGTGAACAGCTGTCGGCTGCACAGTGGGTCGCGTGCAGTGCGTTTCTGAGCGGTATCATATTGGTTCTCTACCCGCAGCGGGCAGTCTCCCGCGCGGCGCAATCAGAGCGCCTGCGTCCCACGGCATTATAG